The following coding sequences lie in one Primulina huaijiensis isolate GDHJ02 chromosome 2, ASM1229523v2, whole genome shotgun sequence genomic window:
- the LOC140969953 gene encoding F-box/kelch-repeat protein At3g23880-like: MEIHRSERRGKYLMISEERGKNYAGEQQCDGTAPLITRLSEPIVLELPDHVLCDIFSRLPLKSIFYCSCVCKMFLQLVKDSCFIELHRARSSVLTTNLIFQHSLGQLSTRRLFTFNHEEPPLSFCNCDDQNKHYCCHHGLYTWNISVFNFHTRRHVLVGSCDGLLCLYFDSSPKPFYAICNPIRREQIKLPCLAISTAFNTYANHSGFGYCRKTKQYKIISLMCLISVDPLTSEQSKRLVADVHTLGSDSWRRIENAPWPKRKSFDPLLNGSLHWITTSCKPCELISSFDLAAETFKFVPPPAHLSLQYIDKISSINIGVLKNCLCICYMYKDTVFEVWLMKEYGVKESWTRQFSIDMKTYTELSFEDLQRPIKFLNNGDLWFISGSEFLVSFSPAKRTFKELRPIGPAKSEVITHNLSFISPKDVAGANAQN; encoded by the coding sequence ATGGAGATACACCGAAGCGAGAGACGTGGTAAATATCTTATGATTAGCGAAGAAAGAGGAAAGAACTATGCCGGTGAGCAGCAATGTGATGGTACTGCACCATTGATAACTAGACTAAGTGAGCCCATAGTACTCGAGTTGCCTGACCATGTATTATGCGATATTTTTTCAAGGCTTCCGTTGAAGAGTATATTTTACTGTAGTTGTGTTTGCAAGATGTTTCTACAACTAGTCAAggattcttgttttatcgagtTGCATCGTGCGAGATCATCTGTCTTAACAACCAATCTAATTTTTCAACACAGTCTGGGTCAGTTGAGCACTCGCCGCCTCTTTACCTTTAATCATGAGGAACCACCTTTATCCTTTTGCAACTGTGATGATCAAAACAAACATTATTGCTGTCATCATGGGCTATACACTTGGAATATCTCTGTGTTTAATTTTCATACCAGAAGACATGTTCTTGTTGGATCATGCGATGGACTGCTATGTTTGTATTTTGATTCATCACCAAAGCCTTTCTATGCTATCTGCAACCCTATTCGTCGCGAACAGATAAAGCTTCCTTGCCTGGCCATCTCAACTGCATTTAATACTTATGCAAACCATTCTGGATTTGGATATTGTCGGAAGACCAAGCAGTACAAGATTATCAGTCTCATGTGTCTTATATCCGTCGACCCTTTGACCTCTGAACAATCGAAAAGGTTGGTAGCTGATGTACATACACTTGGATCAGATTCATGGAGAAGGATTGAAAATGCCCCTTGGCCAAAACGCAAGTCGTTTGATCCTCTTCTGAATGGCTCACTTCATTGGATAACCACCAGTTGCAAACCTTGTGAGCTTATAAGTTCATTTGACTTGGCAGCAGAAACGTTCAAGTTTGTCCCACCTCCAGCTCACTTAAGTCTACAGTACATCGacaaaatctccagcatcaataTCGGTGTCCTCAAGAATTGCCTTTGCATATGCTACATGTACAAGGATACTGTCTTTGAGGTCTGGTtaatgaaagaatatggagttaaAGAATCATGGACCAGACAATTCAGCATTGACATGAAGACTTATACCGAGCTATCGTTTGAGGATCTTCAACGACCaatcaaatttttgaacaatGGGGATCTATGGTTCATATCTGGGTCAGaatttcttgtttcttttagCCCTGCTAAAAGAACTTTCAAGGAACTGAGGCCAATAGGACCCGCAAAATCCGAGGTTATTACACACAATTTGAGCTTCATATCTCCAAAGGATGTTGCGGGAGCAAATGCGCAAAACTGA
- the LOC140969963 gene encoding protein STICHEL-like isoform X2, with protein MVGGGGGIDPGRLTLKKELTQIRKGARASRDPGTSSSWRSPMSSARSLGKNHYVHHYKKGDDDASAIPDPSVQFLQTPLHVESNTNCGGCDNYVNRGNVNVKEKERKVFLYNWSSKSESEKDGDAENGNDERRHSSHEESVDLGYSNRERKLLGNDSKSCAYLSDGCDSSIFKCKDTGLVPVVRHTIKESKRSNHSNNSLLRSNDKLQKQILLSRCCVKNMVENLTDAGVKRDGLVSLVYHSDDTEDECNSFQARSSMRQIHRKEEDSASHSTPTLSTSSYNDYGFKDSSAIMAHNPTMGDDAANDQVDFSVQQRCGIPFYWSKKLTRKSRVGYGSSYSSSLSETLRRKRGSILCGSQRSDQRRRHRTSVASNKRRLASRTTAKNVLSLLTNSGDDRGGSSFGNEHNDHESSSNFGELDLEALSRLDGKRQSSSFRIRDRFELVAPNSGILRKESPQTVINLSHKYRPMLFEDLIGQNIVVQSLKSAISRGRIAPLYLFQGPHGIGKSSSARIFAAALNCLATKDPKPCGVCRECVDLISGKVCDIIEVDGSDKKGIETIENLLRNLLRETQSTLLKYKVYVVDECHLLPSKTWLSLLRLLEKLLQRVVFILITTDIDNVHHTMLSRCQIITFNKVSICNIIARLRKIVDDENLYVESDALELIASNADGSPQVAETMLDQLTLFGKRITTSMVNKLIGAVPDERLLNLLELAMTSNAAETVKRARELMNAGHDPVVLTSRMATLIVDIIAGTCSNVDSKNNDSFFAGRILSERELDTLKHVLTILSESEKHLRLSTERSTWFTATLLQLSSGPSLGQANSVSSRRQSFKTSEEDRIKMFGGSSAQKQTDEQLAPEKSGSEVSFSASANQNITRIDDPISFDAASGDPNANQFVNGETLILSHYDCGNRKTALRYMNSKVLMDIWALCIEKCHSETLRQLLSSHGKLVCISEFKGGFVAYVAFQDSAIKTRAEGYLSSIANLFQIVLQHNVEVEIILLPDSLGQKQIKKYIFTTPKKKLTCSKRTESNSGLNFESLKLEELIYNECKVNQTRQFESAKGNDKSSTSRESKLLLPMQRIESIMRDPRLESALSQAMETGISGSMAHSKAERNYNLTQDGSFHQNHVKLMNSENLPSQHWQDEFSYEITASKMNDGMASEKDQTTKRINEHFIAQSLLHNSSFARDFGKENIAYDSGSRNTGFSGLFCWNSSQPLGRGKATRARRIRRFSWFGVCAKWRKDKGNKN; from the exons ATGGTGGGGGGTGGTGGTGGGATTGATCCAGGTAGACTGACTTTGAAGAAAGAATTGACTCAAATTCGAAAGGGAGCTCGAGCGTCGCGGGACCCCGGGACATCCTCGTCTTGGCGTTCTCCGATGAGTTCTGCGAGGTCCCTCGGCAAGAACCATTATGTGCATCACTACAAGAAGGGCGACGATGATGCTAGTGCTATTCCTGATCCCTCCGTACAGTTCTTGCAAACCCCACTGCATGTGGAAAGCAATACCAATTGCGGTGGTTGTGATAATTATGTTAATAGAGGCAATGTGAATGTGAAAGAGAAAGAAAGGAAGGTGTTTTTGTACAATTGGAGCTCGAAATCCGAGAGTGAAAAGGATGGTGACGCTGAGAATGGGAATGATGAAAGGCGGCATTCGAGTCATGAGGAGAGTGTTGATTTGGGATACTCAAATCGCGAAAGGAAACTTTTGGGAAATGATTCCAAGAGTTGTGCATATTTGAGTGATGGGTGTGATTCTTCAATTTTCAAGTGTAAAGATACCGGTCTTGTTCCTGTCGTTCGACATACAATTAAGGAATCGAAGAGAAGTAATCATTCTAATAACAGTTTGCTTCGTTCTAATGATAAATTGCAGAAACAGATACTATTGAGTAGGTGTTGTGTCAAGAACATGGTAGAAAATTTGACTGATGCAGGTGTAAAGAGGGATGGTTTGGTCAGTTTGGTTTATCATTCTGATGATACAGAGGATGAATGTAATTCCTTCCAAGCTCGTTCTTCGATGAGACAAATTCATAGGAAAGAGGAAGATTCCGCTTCACATAGTACTCCAACATTGTCCACGAGTTCCTATAATGATTATGGCTTTAAAGATTCAAGTGCTATCATGGCCCACAATCCAACCATGGGAGATGATGCAGCAAACGATCAAGTGGATTTTTCCGTCCAACAGAGGTGTGGGATTCCTTTTTATTGGTCGAAAAAGTTAACAAGGAAATCTAGAGTAGGATATGGGAGTAGCTATTCTTCATCTCTTTCTGAAACTTTAAGGAGAAAACGAGGCAGCATTTTGTGTGGAAGTCAAAGGAGTGATCAAAGAAGACGTCACAGGACATCTGTGGCTTCCAACAAGAGGAGACTGGCTTCTCGGACAACAGCTAAAAATGTCCTATCCCTTCTCACCAATAGCGGTGACGATAGAGGAGGATCATCTTTTGGAAATGAGCACAATGATCACGAGTCCTCGTCAAATTTTGGGGAGCTTGATTTGGAGGCTTTGAGCAGATTGGATGGAAAAAGGCAGTCTTCAAGTTTTAGAATTCGAGACAGGTTCGAGTTAGTGGCACCTAATTCGGGAATTCTAAGGAAAGAATCTCCTCAAACTGTCATAAATCTCAGTCACAAATATAGGCCGATGCTTTTTGAGGACTTGATTGGGCAGAACATAGTTGTTCAGTCCCTCAAGAGTGCAATTTCAAGAGGAAGAATCGCCCCCCTTTATCTTTTTCAAGGTCCACACGGAATTGGAAAAAGTTCATCTGCAAGAATTTTTGCTGCTGCTCTGAATTGCCTTGCCACTAAAGATCCGAAGCCTTGTGGGGTCTGTAGAGAATGTGTCGATTTGATATCTGGCAAGGTCTGTGACATCATTGAAGTTGATGGTTCTGATAAGAAAGGAATTGAAACAattgaaaatcttttgagaAACCTTCTGAGGGAAACACAATCTACTCTTCTTAAGTACAAGGTTTATGTTGTGGACGAGTGTCACCTATTGCCTTCAAAGACATGGCTGTCACTACTTCGACTCCTCGAGAAACTCCTGCAGCGTGTAGTTTTCATACTCATAACGACTGATATTGATAATGTGCATCATACTATGTTGTCTCGATGTCAAATAATTACTTTTAACAAAGTTAGCATTTGCAACATAATTGCTCGACTCAGGAAAATTGTTGATGATGAGAACTTATATGTTGAATCAGATGCATTAGAGTTGATTGCTTCAAATGCAGATGGTTCGCCACAAGTTGCAGAAACTATGTTAGATCAGCTGACCCTGTTTGGGAAAAGAATCACCACGTCCATGGTGAACAAACTT ATTGGGGCTGTTCCTGATGAGAGATTGCTGAATCTTTTGGAATTAGCCATGACATCAAATGCTGCTGAAACAGTGAAAAGAGCCAGAGAATTGATGAATGCGGGTCATGATCCTGTAGTTTTAACGTCTCGGATGGCAACTCTTATTGTGGATATTATTGCTGGAACTTGCTCGAATGTTGATTCTAAGAACAATGATTCTTTCTTCGCTGGACGAATTT TGTCGGAAAGAGAATTAGACACACTCAAGCACGTGTTGACGATTCTCTCTGAGTCGGAGAAGCATCTGAGGCTATCAACCGAACGGTCAACGTGGTTCACAGCAACCCTGTTACAATTAAGTTCTGGCCCTTCACTCGGTCAAGCCAACTCAGTCAGTAGTAGACGGCAGAGTTTCAAAACATCGGAGGAGGACCGTATAAAAATGTTCGGAGGATCTTCTGCCCAAAAGCAGACTGATGAACAACTTGCACCTGAAAAATCAGGTTCTGAAGTATCATTTTCGGCATCAGCTAACCAGAATATAACGAGAATCGATGATCCAATATCATTTGATGCTGCCAGTGGCGATCCTAATGCCAACCAATTCGTAAATGGTGAGACATTGATTCTCTCTCACTATGATTGTGGAAATCGAAAAACTGCTTTGAGATACATGAACTCAAAGGTGTTGATGGATATTTGGGCCCTGTGTATTGAGAAATGCCATTCTGAGACTCTGAGACAACTGCTTTCTTCTCATGGAAAGCTTGTATGCATATCTGAATTTAAAG GTGGATTTGTTGCTTATGTTGCATTCCAAGATAGTGCTATTAAAACCAGAGCAGAAGGTTATCTAAGCAGTATCGCTAATTTGTTCCAAATCGTTTTACAACACAATGTCGAGGTTGAAATCATCCTTTTACCAGATTCTTTGGGTCAGAAGCAGatcaagaaatacatatttacTACCCCGAAAAAGAAACTAACATGCTCGAAAAGAACAGAAAGCAATTCTGGTCTTAATTTTGAGTCTTTGAAGTTGGAAGAGTTAATCTATAATGAGTGCAAAGTTAATCAAACGAGGCAGTTTGAATCTGCCAAAGGAAATGATAAATCAAGCACTTCAAGAGAGAGCAAGCTGCTTCTTCCAATGCAGAGAATTGAATCTATCATGCGTGATCCAAGATTAGAAAGTGCACTGTCACAGGCTATGGAGACAGGCATTTCGGGGTCAATGGCTCATTCGAAAGCTGAACGGAATTATAATCTGACTCAGGATGGTtcatttcatcaaaatcatgtgAAGCTAATGAATTCAGAAAATTTGCCATCCCAGCACTGGCAAGATGAGTTTAGCTATGAAATCACGGCTTCAAAAATGAATGATGGAATGGCATCTGAGAAGGACCAGACTACTAAGAGGATCAATGAGCATTTCATTGCTCAAAGCTTGTTGCATAACAGTAGCTTTGCGAGAGATTTTGGCAAAGAAAATAT TGCATACGATTCTGGATCACGAAATACCGGTTTCAGTGGTTTGTTCTGTTGGAACAGCAGCCAACCTCTCGGACGGGGAAAG GCTACACGGGCACGCAGAATTCGACGATTTTCATGGTTTGGAGTATGTGCAAAATGGAGGAAAGACAAAGG AAATAAGAATTGA
- the LOC140969963 gene encoding protein STICHEL-like isoform X1: MVGGGGGIDPGRLTLKKELTQIRKGARASRDPGTSSSWRSPMSSARSLGKNHYVHHYKKGDDDASAIPDPSVQFLQTPLHVESNTNCGGCDNYVNRGNVNVKEKERKVFLYNWSSKSESEKDGDAENGNDERRHSSHEESVDLGYSNRERKLLGNDSKSCAYLSDGCDSSIFKCKDTGLVPVVRHTIKESKRSNHSNNSLLRSNDKLQKQILLSRCCVKNMVENLTDAGVKRDGLVSLVYHSDDTEDECNSFQARSSMRQIHRKEEDSASHSTPTLSTSSYNDYGFKDSSAIMAHNPTMGDDAANDQVDFSVQQRCGIPFYWSKKLTRKSRVGYGSSYSSSLSETLRRKRGSILCGSQRSDQRRRHRTSVASNKRRLASRTTAKNVLSLLTNSGDDRGGSSFGNEHNDHESSSNFGELDLEALSRLDGKRQSSSFRIRDRFELVAPNSGILRKESPQTVINLSHKYRPMLFEDLIGQNIVVQSLKSAISRGRIAPLYLFQGPHGIGKSSSARIFAAALNCLATKDPKPCGVCRECVDLISGKVCDIIEVDGSDKKGIETIENLLRNLLRETQSTLLKYKVYVVDECHLLPSKTWLSLLRLLEKLLQRVVFILITTDIDNVHHTMLSRCQIITFNKVSICNIIARLRKIVDDENLYVESDALELIASNADGSPQVAETMLDQLTLFGKRITTSMVNKLIGAVPDERLLNLLELAMTSNAAETVKRARELMNAGHDPVVLTSRMATLIVDIIAGTCSNVDSKNNDSFFAGRILSERELDTLKHVLTILSESEKHLRLSTERSTWFTATLLQLSSGPSLGQANSVSSRRQSFKTSEEDRIKMFGGSSAQKQTDEQLAPEKSGSEVSFSASANQNITRIDDPISFDAASGDPNANQFVNGETLILSHYDCGNRKTALRYMNSKVLMDIWALCIEKCHSETLRQLLSSHGKLVCISEFKGGFVAYVAFQDSAIKTRAEGYLSSIANLFQIVLQHNVEVEIILLPDSLGQKQIKKYIFTTPKKKLTCSKRTESNSGLNFESLKLEELIYNECKVNQTRQFESAKGNDKSSTSRESKLLLPMQRIESIMRDPRLESALSQAMETGISGSMAHSKAERNYNLTQDGSFHQNHVKLMNSENLPSQHWQDEFSYEITASKMNDGMASEKDQTTKRINEHFIAQSLLHNSSFARDFGKENIAYDSGSRNTGFSGLFCWNSSQPLGRGKATRARRIRRFSWFGVCAKWRKDKGYNR, encoded by the exons ATGGTGGGGGGTGGTGGTGGGATTGATCCAGGTAGACTGACTTTGAAGAAAGAATTGACTCAAATTCGAAAGGGAGCTCGAGCGTCGCGGGACCCCGGGACATCCTCGTCTTGGCGTTCTCCGATGAGTTCTGCGAGGTCCCTCGGCAAGAACCATTATGTGCATCACTACAAGAAGGGCGACGATGATGCTAGTGCTATTCCTGATCCCTCCGTACAGTTCTTGCAAACCCCACTGCATGTGGAAAGCAATACCAATTGCGGTGGTTGTGATAATTATGTTAATAGAGGCAATGTGAATGTGAAAGAGAAAGAAAGGAAGGTGTTTTTGTACAATTGGAGCTCGAAATCCGAGAGTGAAAAGGATGGTGACGCTGAGAATGGGAATGATGAAAGGCGGCATTCGAGTCATGAGGAGAGTGTTGATTTGGGATACTCAAATCGCGAAAGGAAACTTTTGGGAAATGATTCCAAGAGTTGTGCATATTTGAGTGATGGGTGTGATTCTTCAATTTTCAAGTGTAAAGATACCGGTCTTGTTCCTGTCGTTCGACATACAATTAAGGAATCGAAGAGAAGTAATCATTCTAATAACAGTTTGCTTCGTTCTAATGATAAATTGCAGAAACAGATACTATTGAGTAGGTGTTGTGTCAAGAACATGGTAGAAAATTTGACTGATGCAGGTGTAAAGAGGGATGGTTTGGTCAGTTTGGTTTATCATTCTGATGATACAGAGGATGAATGTAATTCCTTCCAAGCTCGTTCTTCGATGAGACAAATTCATAGGAAAGAGGAAGATTCCGCTTCACATAGTACTCCAACATTGTCCACGAGTTCCTATAATGATTATGGCTTTAAAGATTCAAGTGCTATCATGGCCCACAATCCAACCATGGGAGATGATGCAGCAAACGATCAAGTGGATTTTTCCGTCCAACAGAGGTGTGGGATTCCTTTTTATTGGTCGAAAAAGTTAACAAGGAAATCTAGAGTAGGATATGGGAGTAGCTATTCTTCATCTCTTTCTGAAACTTTAAGGAGAAAACGAGGCAGCATTTTGTGTGGAAGTCAAAGGAGTGATCAAAGAAGACGTCACAGGACATCTGTGGCTTCCAACAAGAGGAGACTGGCTTCTCGGACAACAGCTAAAAATGTCCTATCCCTTCTCACCAATAGCGGTGACGATAGAGGAGGATCATCTTTTGGAAATGAGCACAATGATCACGAGTCCTCGTCAAATTTTGGGGAGCTTGATTTGGAGGCTTTGAGCAGATTGGATGGAAAAAGGCAGTCTTCAAGTTTTAGAATTCGAGACAGGTTCGAGTTAGTGGCACCTAATTCGGGAATTCTAAGGAAAGAATCTCCTCAAACTGTCATAAATCTCAGTCACAAATATAGGCCGATGCTTTTTGAGGACTTGATTGGGCAGAACATAGTTGTTCAGTCCCTCAAGAGTGCAATTTCAAGAGGAAGAATCGCCCCCCTTTATCTTTTTCAAGGTCCACACGGAATTGGAAAAAGTTCATCTGCAAGAATTTTTGCTGCTGCTCTGAATTGCCTTGCCACTAAAGATCCGAAGCCTTGTGGGGTCTGTAGAGAATGTGTCGATTTGATATCTGGCAAGGTCTGTGACATCATTGAAGTTGATGGTTCTGATAAGAAAGGAATTGAAACAattgaaaatcttttgagaAACCTTCTGAGGGAAACACAATCTACTCTTCTTAAGTACAAGGTTTATGTTGTGGACGAGTGTCACCTATTGCCTTCAAAGACATGGCTGTCACTACTTCGACTCCTCGAGAAACTCCTGCAGCGTGTAGTTTTCATACTCATAACGACTGATATTGATAATGTGCATCATACTATGTTGTCTCGATGTCAAATAATTACTTTTAACAAAGTTAGCATTTGCAACATAATTGCTCGACTCAGGAAAATTGTTGATGATGAGAACTTATATGTTGAATCAGATGCATTAGAGTTGATTGCTTCAAATGCAGATGGTTCGCCACAAGTTGCAGAAACTATGTTAGATCAGCTGACCCTGTTTGGGAAAAGAATCACCACGTCCATGGTGAACAAACTT ATTGGGGCTGTTCCTGATGAGAGATTGCTGAATCTTTTGGAATTAGCCATGACATCAAATGCTGCTGAAACAGTGAAAAGAGCCAGAGAATTGATGAATGCGGGTCATGATCCTGTAGTTTTAACGTCTCGGATGGCAACTCTTATTGTGGATATTATTGCTGGAACTTGCTCGAATGTTGATTCTAAGAACAATGATTCTTTCTTCGCTGGACGAATTT TGTCGGAAAGAGAATTAGACACACTCAAGCACGTGTTGACGATTCTCTCTGAGTCGGAGAAGCATCTGAGGCTATCAACCGAACGGTCAACGTGGTTCACAGCAACCCTGTTACAATTAAGTTCTGGCCCTTCACTCGGTCAAGCCAACTCAGTCAGTAGTAGACGGCAGAGTTTCAAAACATCGGAGGAGGACCGTATAAAAATGTTCGGAGGATCTTCTGCCCAAAAGCAGACTGATGAACAACTTGCACCTGAAAAATCAGGTTCTGAAGTATCATTTTCGGCATCAGCTAACCAGAATATAACGAGAATCGATGATCCAATATCATTTGATGCTGCCAGTGGCGATCCTAATGCCAACCAATTCGTAAATGGTGAGACATTGATTCTCTCTCACTATGATTGTGGAAATCGAAAAACTGCTTTGAGATACATGAACTCAAAGGTGTTGATGGATATTTGGGCCCTGTGTATTGAGAAATGCCATTCTGAGACTCTGAGACAACTGCTTTCTTCTCATGGAAAGCTTGTATGCATATCTGAATTTAAAG GTGGATTTGTTGCTTATGTTGCATTCCAAGATAGTGCTATTAAAACCAGAGCAGAAGGTTATCTAAGCAGTATCGCTAATTTGTTCCAAATCGTTTTACAACACAATGTCGAGGTTGAAATCATCCTTTTACCAGATTCTTTGGGTCAGAAGCAGatcaagaaatacatatttacTACCCCGAAAAAGAAACTAACATGCTCGAAAAGAACAGAAAGCAATTCTGGTCTTAATTTTGAGTCTTTGAAGTTGGAAGAGTTAATCTATAATGAGTGCAAAGTTAATCAAACGAGGCAGTTTGAATCTGCCAAAGGAAATGATAAATCAAGCACTTCAAGAGAGAGCAAGCTGCTTCTTCCAATGCAGAGAATTGAATCTATCATGCGTGATCCAAGATTAGAAAGTGCACTGTCACAGGCTATGGAGACAGGCATTTCGGGGTCAATGGCTCATTCGAAAGCTGAACGGAATTATAATCTGACTCAGGATGGTtcatttcatcaaaatcatgtgAAGCTAATGAATTCAGAAAATTTGCCATCCCAGCACTGGCAAGATGAGTTTAGCTATGAAATCACGGCTTCAAAAATGAATGATGGAATGGCATCTGAGAAGGACCAGACTACTAAGAGGATCAATGAGCATTTCATTGCTCAAAGCTTGTTGCATAACAGTAGCTTTGCGAGAGATTTTGGCAAAGAAAATAT TGCATACGATTCTGGATCACGAAATACCGGTTTCAGTGGTTTGTTCTGTTGGAACAGCAGCCAACCTCTCGGACGGGGAAAG GCTACACGGGCACGCAGAATTCGACGATTTTCATGGTTTGGAGTATGTGCAAAATGGAGGAAAGACAAAGGGtacaatagataa
- the LOC140969979 gene encoding uncharacterized protein, with protein sequence MCPSWFKAISARRSHLCLVSLVSRLGRTQYFINNPISEVFRNSERTPLNARCGIIYNVTRNGIGVTSLGFSCGRPPLVSHTSFRRHVANYCTLLEDETPNELLGSSLSLSSVNASRKLEKLEFFDYCNDCVDEPNAKPRFLGSVDFTKIHIDKLPNVILIGRPNVGKSALFNRLIRRREALVYNTPNDHVTRDIRDGVAKLGDLRFCVLDSAGLEAEASSGSVLGRTATMTGNILERAQFALFMIDARDGVQPMDLDVGKWLRKHARGLKIIVVMNKAELLDEITGSLASAAGEAYRLGFGEPIALSAETGLGMAELCSALRPLLEDYVLHSITEEEIYDTGSSENEDVHSKLPMQLAIVGRPNVGKSTLLNAILQENRVLVGPEAGLTRDSVRVQFQHEGRNIFLVDTAGWLGRTRQERGPSSLSIVQSRKHLMRAHVVALVLDAEEIASGRRSMKHSEVVIARRAVEEGRGLVVVVNKMDLLKGKRNYESLINAVPEEIQSLIPQASGIPVVFVSALEGKGRIAVMRQVVETYEKWCLRLPTARLNRWLRKVMSRHSWKDNSSQPKIKYFTQVKARPPTFVAFMSGKIQLSDTEMRFLTKSLKEDFDLGGIPVRIMQRSVARNSGSRSIISKNTQNSGRVTERIMSDKRSTVDSKNKVFA encoded by the exons ATGTGTCCATCATGGTTTAAGGCTATTTCTGCTCGCAGAAGCCATCTTTGCCTTGTTAGTTTAGTGTCAAGACTGGGACGCACACAATATTTTATAAACAACCCAATATCTGAAGTTTTTAGAAATAGTGAGAGGACCCCTTTAAATGCTAGATGTGGAATAATTTACAACG TGACAAGAAATGGCATTGGAGTAACAAGTTTGGGGTTTAGTTGTGGAAGACCACCCCTTGTATCTCATACTTCTTTTAGGAGGCATGTAGCCAATTATTGTACATTGCTAGAAGATGAAACCCCAAATGAATTGTTGGGTTCTTCTTTGTCGTTATCCTCTGTTAATGCTAGCAGAAAATTGGAGAAGCTTGAGTTCTTTGATTATTGTAATGATTGCGTTGATGAGCCAAATGCTAAACCTAGGTTTCTAGGATCAGTTGATTTCACCAAAATTCATATTGACAAGCTTCCCAATGTCATACTCATTGGGCGCCCCAATGTTGGAAAATCGGCATTATTTAATCG TTTGATTCGGAGGAGGGAGGCTCTTGTATACAACACTCCTAATGACCATGTTACACGCGACATACGAGATGGTGTTGCTAAATTGGGGGATTTGCGATTTTGTGTTTTGGATTCAGCTGGCTTGGAGGCGGAGGCTTCTTCAGGTTCTGTTCTTGGCCGAACTGCGACAATGACTGGAAATATTCTGGAAAGGGCCCAATTTGCACTCTTTATGATAGATGCCAG AGATGGAGTACAGCCCATGGATTTGGATGTTGGAAAGTGGTTAAGAAAACATGCTAGAGGGCTTAAGATCATTGTGGTCATGAACAAAGCTGAGTTGCTTGATGAAATTACTGGCTCTCTTGCTTCTGCTGCTGGTGAAGCTTACAGACTCGGGTTTGGGGAACCCATCGCTTTATCTGCTGAAACTGGACTGGGAATGGCAGAGCTATGTAGTGCTTTGAGGCCATTGCTTGAGGACTATGTTCTCCACTCCATAACTG aagaagaaatatatgACACTGGCTCTTCAGAAAATGAGGATGTTCATTCTAAGCTTCCAATGCAGTTGGCAATTGTAGGGAGACCAAATGTCGGGAAATCAACTCTGCTGAATGCAATATTACAGGAAAATCGTGTTTTAGTTGGACCAGAAGCTGGTTTGACCAGAGATTCAGTACGGGTTCAATTTCAGCATGAAGGGAGAAACATATTCCTT GTTGACACTGCAGGTTGGTTGGGGCGGACCAGACAGGAGAGAGGACCATCATCCTTAAGCATTGTGCAGTCAAGGAAACATCTGATGAGAGCCCATGTGGTTGCCTTGGTTCTGGATGCTGAAGAG ATTGCAAGTGGTAGACGAAGCATGAAGCATAGTGAAGTAGTTATAGCAAGACGAGCAGTGGAAGAAGGGCGTGGTTTGGTAGTTGTTGTTAACAAGATGGATCTTTTGAAAGGGAAACGGAATTATGAGAGCCTCATCAATGCTGTGCCTGAAGAAATTCAATCGCTTATACCACAG GCGAGTGGGATACCTGTGGTATTTGTTTCTGCACTTGAGGGAAAAGGTAGAATTGCTGTTATGCGCCAGGTCGTTGAGACATACGAGAAATGGTGTCTCAGATTGCCAACTGCTCGCCTTAACCGCTGGCTACGCAAG GTTATGAGTCGGCATTCTTGGAAAGACAATTCGTCCCAACCGAAGATAAAGTATTTCACTCAGGTGAAGGCTCGGCCGCCTACTTTTGTAGCATTTATGAGTGGGAAGATTCAATTATCAGATACAGAGATGAGATTCTTGACCAAATCACTCAAGGAAGACTTCGATTTGGGTGGAATTCCAGTCCGTATAATGCAACGAAGTGTGGCGAGAAACTCAGGAAGTAGAAGCATTATCAGCAAGAATACACAAAACTCTGGAAGAGTGACAGAGAGAATCATGTCTGACAAAAGAAGTACCGTTGATTCAAAAAACAAAGTTTTTGCATGA